The Quercus lobata isolate SW786 chromosome 4, ValleyOak3.0 Primary Assembly, whole genome shotgun sequence genome segment AACCAATAAgcttaaaagttttttttttaattaaaaaagaaggaaagaaaagaccatgagacaaaacaagacaagacaaaaaattaaataagaaatggTAAATGATACATAGAGAATCAGAGATGGTCACGTTGAGggagtaaaaaattatttaaaaaattaaaaacttgtgGGTGGAAAGTGgaaacccaaaaactcaaaattaaaaaaagccaACCCATCCTGCCGTTGGAACTAAAAACAAGCCAGCCagtcatttttatgtttttcatgTCTTCCAAGattttattaagtttttctCTGTACACACTTTGCGTTAATGGGTTTTGCTTAGCACAGGCTGGCATCCATTTACTGGCCAGAGCCCACTATTTATTCCGGGAAACGATCCCGATATAGCATGTATTTCAACTAGCACGAAATTAATGTGTTTCTGTACAAGTCCACCTGCCGGCTGCTGGTACGGCACAAAATTGactcatttgttttttgttcaaacaaaataaaaaaaaaatattatcacagACATGGTACACATacataatacacacacacatagtacagaaaaagtaaagaaaaatatgacTTGAAGTCCAAATTTTTAAGAAGGTGACAAAGTCAACATGAATTTTTGTTAAAACCTTATTCCCTCGatgttatgtgtgtgtttgattctaaaataaaaaaaatgacagtgAATAtgctaattataaatttataaaaataaccaaCTTTGAATGCAAAAATCCTGCAATTATACTGGGATCAACTCAAAAGTTGCATATATATAGTTCTTTTtcacataaatatatatgacATCGAGATTCCCATTCAAGCATTGCGTTCGATTCCACTGCATATCATTATCATGGCCATTAGAACTCATAAATCATCACAGGGAGCCCCATGGCTTCCATGTTTGCTTATTCTATTGCTCTTCATTACGTTCACTTGTGCTTCACCACCAACGAGACCGAGGCTCGGTGTACTAGGCGGACACAATAATCCAAAAAATGATGTACACAACCCATCTCTAACTGCATCTGACTCAAAAAAAGATTATCAAACGTTCTATTTTGATCAACCAATCGATCACTTCAACTATCAGCCCGTAAGCTACAACACTTTCCGGGAAAGATATATCGTGAATTTTAAGCATTGGCGTGGCGCCAAGGCAGCTGCTCCCATATTTGCATATCTTGGAGAGGAGTCTTCCATAGACGATGATCTTGGTCTTATAAATTTCATGCCAGAGAATGTTCGCAGGTTTGGTGCTTTGGAGCTGTACATAGAGGTGAGTCTAAACATATTgttaattaattaggaaaaCTTGATTCATAtggctttatatatgtgtgtataaatAGATATATACTCACGATAAAGAACCGCTatgagaaaaacaagattgctGGAAGCCTAGAACCCCTCCTAAAATATTACaggtaagaaaaatataatcataagAATCATATATGCAAAtgaaaaaacccacaaaaaaaaaagggggggatcTTGCAAATGCCTGAAATCTTGTGAGACTTTCCTAGGCCTGTTTGATATGTGATTCCaaataacagttttcagtgtttaaacactgaaaactgtaattctaaaaaaaccTACGTGTTTGGTAAGActgtttttttaaaagtgttttaagtaaaaaaagtaaaaaaactcacacacatatactaaacacacaattatattttttcacacactgaaacatgttatttgaaacaTGATACCTAAACACATTTAAATTTGCTTTATGAATATTGTAAATGCAtgttttcataatactttttaaatcacaattttcacattatttaATCAACGATAGTAGAAATCTCCAATCAAACGATGAATTTCTATCTTTACTTGCTTCAATCACTAGATTCACTACATTAAATATATGATTCCACTGCTGTcgataattatttaattatataaaaataataaaattgtaccTCTATTGACTTTgaaattgttttcttctttattgGAACAAAGTTCATCGATGGCAATCCCATCATGGAAATATATTCCAAAGTTGTCCTCCATAACGATTTTTTTTACAGCATCGCTTCTATGGTGAATCAATCCCTACTGGATTTACAAGCGAAGaagcattgaaaaatgctacCATTCGCGGATACTTTAGCTCGTCTCAAGCTCTGGCAGATTATGCAGAAGTAATTAGAAgcttgaagaaaaatttatcaGCTGAGTCCTCTCCAGTTATAGTCGTTGGAGGATCTTATGGTGGAAGTAAGTCTTATGAATATTAGAAATTAAATCTCACTCAAACTAATTAAATCTCATATATTAATCTCAGTTCCTAATGTTTTCCACTTTTAAATTTTTCCAACAGTGCTTGCAACATGGTTCCGCCTAAAGTATCCTCATATTGCAATGGCTGCATTTGCCTCTTCAGCACCCATTCTTTACTTCGAGGACCTCGTTCCACATAATTCATATCCTGTTGTTGTTACCAAGGACTTTCAggttaaaataaatagtttatACTCTATTTATTTTGAACCATATCTTATATTTTGAGATAGAAATTCTGATTTAacttaatctaaatgtataGATGTGAAACTCTtttttagagacttgaaccttaACCCTTGTTTTTTCTTGTGCTTGTGGGGACGACCATCACGCAAAAAGTGCGTTATGATAACCGTATACCTTATGTTTAAAAGGCTTTAACCTTGTACCGGAAAATTCATATTATGCTGTTGTTACCAAGGACTTTTAGGTTAAAATCAATAGTTAATACTTGAACCGTGACTCATATTTCAATGGGGTTAACTTTGTGTGAGGATGATATGTAGTTTAGTGGCATAGTCGAGTCTCCTTTTTAAAGAGAACCATATATAATTCAAATCTCCCTCTCCTACCcgtaacaattgaattatcttataaaaaaaaaaaagaagttgacTTTGCTTGTATTATGGATATTGCAGGAGGCTAGTTTGAGCTGCTATAATACCATAAAGCAGTCATGGTCTGAGATCGATAGAGTTGCTAATAAATCAAATGGTCTTTCCGAACTCAGCAAgaaattcaaactttgcaagtaaTAATACTGAGTTCTTCATTTGTCTTCATATCCCATTTGTTTGTTAACCTTATACTACAATTTATGCTGATATaatttattcaaacttttcaaGGTTTTGATTTCATCTCATATAATTGTATTGATGAACTTATACATAGGCCATTGAAGGATGCATCCGACTTAAAGAATTACTTGAACAGTCTGTATTCATCTTCAGCTCAATATGATAGACCTCCAAAGTATCCAGTGACTGTTGTCTGCAGAGGTATTGACGGAGGAGCCAATGGAACCGACATTCTTGGCCGAATTTTCTCCGGAATTGTTTCTTATTATGGGAAAAATAAAGAGTGCTATGATTTAGGTGATTTCTTTTCAACAGAAACACTGACTGGTTGGGACTGGCAGGTAATGCACTTgcatttatcaattttttttccttctaatttaatcaatttcacaGCTTCAACAATTGCCAAACTTGATTGTAATTAAAACTCGCCTTGGCCTTTGTAGACATGTAGTGAAATGGTTATACCAATTGGGAATGGCCCGAATGAAACCATGTTTCCTGCATCACCATTTGTTTACAAAGAATATAGGGACTACTGCGTGAATAAATTTGGAGTCGAACCTAGGCCCACTTGGATCACAACTAATTATGGTGGTTACGTAtggcttctctctctctctctctctctctgtataagtaatgaaaaaataatgtacgtgattttttatttatttaattattttttgtttctcaatgTAAAATTGCAGCATATAAAAAGGGTTCTCCAGAGGTTTGGTAGCAACATCCTCTTCTCCAATGGCCTACGTGACCCTTATAGCAGTGGAGGGTagcttttcaaaaatatataatctttttttatatttttgggcAAAAATGTTGATCCTTTTTTCTGTAATATTTGGTATTTAGTTAGCTTGCACTTACAATGATCTCATTATTATATATGCTAATTTCAGGATATTGGAGAACATATCAGATAGTATACTTGCTGTGTTTACAAAAGAAGGTAATTCATAATAATGTATGCAATAACTTCACAATTTCAAATGAGATATCCACATTTGAAACATGAAATGAATGACGTGATTGGAATTATTGCCCTAATTTAGGGTCATAACAGTTCCGCTGAACTTTTGGACCCCTTAAAAAGTCTAAGTAATTATCTTTTGCTAGACTCTATTATAGAACAAGTTTACTAATATAAAGTTGATTTCTGCAGGGTCTCATTGCCTTGACATAGTGCCAGCTGCAAGTGCAAACGATCCAAAGTGGTTGATCGCACAACGAAAACAAGAAGTTAGGATAATCGAACGATGGTTTAACGAGTACTACGATGAGTTGCATAAGTTTGGTTAGAAGTTCACACGTAATGCTATTCATGGATTATGAAGTCACCAAAAATCAGATTCTGCTTTTAGTGTGGAGCAAAGATTAACCGCAGTAGTGCAGACTTGAGTAATAAAGACAacgtttaaatatatattagaataatgattatCATACGCATCATGCATGCATGTACCCAGttaaaataattgtgaaattgtcATTTCACAATTATAATTAAAACTGTGTTATTAATACACGATTTTACGTGTGTATTTTTCTATAACTAGTTGTGTATAACTTCTATATCATGAGTCTTAATTTTTTACACAACTTCTATATCATGagtctgaattttttttccaagtgaattatgactctctctctctctctctctctctctctctctctctctctctctctctcttgtgtgttATGCTTTGTGGagtttagttgtgtttgatttggatTATGACCCGActagaaataaaattgttacGGTTTTTTAATGGGAGTTTTTCTAAGGTCTAGTCCATGGAGGGGAAACTTGAACCGATAGGCCCAAGTCGGAGCTTAGGATAGAATAACTATTTGTAGCTTATTTGTAGACCATTGTGAATCCTGTGTGCAAGATAGAAAACTATTATTTTAGagattagggttttgtgttgcttttttgagagaaaactgTATTGCCGCATCTGGTATTTTTTCATGTgaatagtgaaatccctacaATTTCGTGGACGTAGATAAATTGCCGATCtatgtaaatattgtcttgtgtgattgcttttttttttttttttggcatatatttttctttatttttgaatgtcATAACTCTGAGAATTTCATGTATATTCCCTttaacacacacaaaagaaatgaCTATAGTACATATTTGCatttcttactaaaaaaaatcacaattctTGACAGGGATCCAAAGAAATATTTTACGTAACAACGATCAAACTTTGAAATCGCCTGATCGAGATTGTCAATTTACTTGGTGACTCTTCTTAGTTCTTCATTCTTAGTTGCATGCACTTGCATGTGAGACCTTAATTATTGAGGGTGAGGTTAATCTATGGTTGAATCTAtgacctaatttttttttagcatctacggtttttttttttttttttttttgggtcccaTTTTCTCCATCTCATCCCCGGTCTATCTTCTCTCAAATATTGGTTCCACAGTGAGTAAATGTTATTATAGTCACTTTACAAAATAGTCATCCCTTTTGGGTTAACAAAACTAGTATGTAATCCGTACTTACGCACGAAAATGGTGAATTGTAGTGATACTATTGATTTTTAGCTTAGattattaaacatataaaacattaGTTCAACCAAGATATTTGGAGATACTAAAATGGTTTTTCCTTagcaattttcatgatattggcTACGTCAAGTTTCTCATTACACTACTATTACAtatgtaattttgaaaatcactactagatactacatatacaatatcaattgaCAATCTTTGTTTGTGAAATTCTaataaatacaacacaaaataaaagaataaattggtttaatagtatctcctaaattgaatggaGGTGTATGTGATAATTCAACTCAATTATAGTTTGTGACCTTCAAGATCTTCGCATACAAAATAtctgaataaaaataatataaaaaatacgcTCATTAGTTCTaagaaaaaataacagcaaaaatGTAAACAATCTAATTTGTATAAAGcagaaaagacaaagaaaattaTCTAAGATGTCAAGATTTAATTAGGCTTGATTGTTTGTATTTAGCACCTACTCATCATTAGCTTAACATCAACTCCACCAATTGAAAAAACTTGCCAAATAATAATAtgtcaaaattaaaagaaaaaaaaatgagacagtGAATAAATATTTACCTAGCTCAGTTGACATCTTAAATAGATAACTTATGAAGTCACTTAAGTCCATTGGTCTTTATAAAATCTGTATGGACCAGCTTTAGACTTCTAGCCCAACGGATATATGGACTTAAGCCCAAAacagcccaaaacaataaatttgaagAGAATGGGTTGGGAAATTGGACTTGTGTGAACCAGGTAAtagaaaaatatgttttgatgctaaaaagagaaagataacaGAAGTTTGTTAAGAAATAATGTTCTCAGATTGGTCCGAGGACGctgattcttaaatattttctaCTTAAAGCTCTATTACAAATTTGTTTACAGTTTTTCCGTCCTCTTCACCGTCAGGGGAGGCATCCGGGTTGGAGGAGGCTTGCCTCCACTGTGCATGGCGCAACTTTCTCTTCAGCTGGTCGACTTCTAGTTGCAGCACTCTGGTATTCTCTTCTTGAGAAAGATGACCCTTTCCCCGTGACTGGCTTCTTCTGGTCTGGGCACTATACAAACTCCCCTCTCAATCTCTTCTCCGCTCGAGGTTGACGAAAGGATTTTGACGTTGGGACCCTATGGATTCTGCCTGTCGTAGGTCTGAACCTGCCATGGTTGAACGTTGAGCTCGCTAACACCCAAATATTCCTTCCCATAGATGGCACCAATTGTATAGACCAGCTTTAGACTTCTAGCCAAACGAATATATGGACTTAAGCCCAAAacagcccaaaacaataaatttgtagagaatgggttgggaAACTGGGCTTGCGTGAACTAGGTAACAGAAAAACACGTTTTGAtgctaaaaagagaaagataacaGAAGTTTATTAAGGAATAATGTTCTCAGATTGGTCTGAGGATGctgattcttaaatattttctaCTTAAAGCTCTATTACAGATTTGTTTACAGTTTTTCCGTCCTCCCTCCATGGAGggtctttcatgttatataacCCTCTTTAGATCATCTTGATCCtatacttgttgatcatctgagcccttacttgagtacctgtcctaTTAGACACCCTCTTGATAACGACTTGTTTCTCTTTGGACAATTCAACTGTCCCGGAcaaaggcccaaggcccaacatgTCATTTTGGGCCTTTATCCCTACAGAATCCATTGCAAGAATAGTCATGAacattttataagaaataaaagaaaataattttgtattagggtccgtttggttggaggagtgaaaaagtgagaggatagaaaatagagagatgatagaaaagtggaaggatagaaaagatttaattttctctcgtatgtgtttggttgggagggtaGAAAAATGGAGGGatgaaaaattcttttgtttggttgagaagaaaagtgagaggatagaaaataaaattggtataAAGTTACCATTATATCCAATTtagataaaacaaaaagaatacattatattttattaaaaaaatatgtatgaatgatttcttcattaaaaaactaaaataaaaagaggataAGAAGTTTAAGaacccaaaactttttttttcaaaaaataaaaaatcaaaacaatttttttaatcaaaaaaaagaaaaaaaaaacaattgaaaaaagaGAGGGTGTTGTACgaacacaaaagaaaagaactgaaaaagaaaagaaaatgaaaggatAAGGAGTCAAGGACCTGACTTACAAGTCAAACATGCAAATTCCCATAACACACTAGTATATATGTAATTTAAGTGttaagcccccccccccccccccccctcttttctctcttttcttcctagttttcctcccaaattgggaggaaaaaaatttgtgggccCGGGtggatttttttcttcaacatttttcatcctttgtGTTTTCTTTCCTATACCAAACAAGGGAAAACATCATTTTATCTCCTGTTTTCCTCTCTTCATTTTCCATCCCTCCTATTTTCACTCCTACCAAATGGAGCCTTAACGAAATAGTTCAAtaacatcaataaaaattttttacCATTAATTATTCCAAAATTACCCACATGACTATGTTTTCacaatttttggaaaagaaaatgcaaaattttcttTGGCCATCCCTGTTCAATCAAACCAAACACATAGatcatcactatttttttttttttttttggtgaaaaaagaGCTTCATTACAAACTAAGTAGCAACAATACAAACAGAACAGACCCTATTACAAAACAACCCATTGAGGTCATCCTCAAAAAACATCTATAAGGTCCACAGGTGGACTATCAAAGGTAGAAAAATCAACATCAAGACAAAAGCTCAATCTAGCAAGACTATCCGCACCCCTATTCGCCTGACGGAAGCAATGCTTAATACAAAACTGCGAAATGTGAGAAATCAATAACTTGCAATCATCCAACAGAGGCGATATGACATTATTCACATAAGAAGGATTTTCTAAGGCATCCACAATAGATTTGGCATCAAGTTCAACTTCAAGAGCATTTATGTTAAGGTTGTTGCATAAAAGAAGACCCTCCCTTAAACCCCATAGCTCAACGGCAAAACTGTTGGTCATGCCAATACTTCTACTAAAACCCATAACCTACCTACCTGCATCATCTTTAATCACCCCTCCACAGCCTGCCAAACCTGTGCTACCACAATAAGAGCCATCTGTATTGAGCTTCCACCATCCTTGAAGCGGCTTCTCCCACCTAATCCTCCTTAAAACTTTCCGGGTCAGCAGCCTTGGAGAAGAAAGGCAATGAAAGAATTCCACTGCTAGGTTTACAATCACCAAATCAAGCTTCGGATTCCTACATTTGCCATTGAAGACCGCATTATTTCTACTCTTCCAGACATTCCACAcagcaaaaggaaaaacaacatTCCAAGGAGGTTGAGTAGCACCTAAACTGTGcttaaatttactatttaacaTCAGCCAATCTTGAAGGTTGCTCCTCCAAAAGGCTTGATTAGAGGGTAACACCCCCAACTGATTCCACAGACCTCTTAAAAGAGGGCAATCTCTCAGGGCATGTAAAATGCTTTCAGCTCCTTCCTAGCATAAAGGGCAAGTAGTATCAAGACTAACACCCCTCTTCTCAAGGCAAACCTTAACTCCAATGCTGTTATAGGCACACTTCCAAAGAAAAGTTCTAATCCTTGGAAGAGTATTCACTTTCCAAATCCAACGAGCTGGAAAAAGATCTATCCCTTCATCCCCCATGGCAATCCTATAAGCACTCTTCAAGTCAAAAGTACCTTTAGGAGACCTCGACCAAGCCAACTTATCAACACCTCTACTCAACAAATTCATTAGGGTTGCTTGAATCAACCTTCTAACCTCAACAGGAAGTTCAAAGGGAATCTTCCCCCAATCCTAACCAATGTCTATCATAAAATCTTTAACTTCTAACTGGCTAGCCTCCCTCGTGATAGGACCCTGAATCAAACCTCTAAGAGAACCTCCATTAGTCCAATTGCTTTGCCACACATTAAGCCCACTATCCCTACCAACCATCCACCTGCTACCCTTATTGAAAGTGTCCATACCTTTCTTCATCGTAGCCCAAATGTGAGAGCAAGGAAGTCTGTTAGCATTGGTAGCAACTCTTCTTCTAGGATTACAATATTTCATATTCAAAACTCTAGCCCAAGGGGCCTCCTTTTCAGTATGGAACCTCCAATTAAGCTTAGAAAGGAGAGCTATATTCTTCCCCTTTGCAGATTGCAACCCAAGCCCCCCTTCCTCCTTAGACTTTATCTCCTTATCCCAACCAACCCAGTGAATCTTCTTGGCAGCCTCAGAAGAACCCCACAGGAAATTTCAATTCAATCTATCTAACCCATTCAAAATTCTACCAGGCAAAAAGTTACACTGCATAACATATGAAGGAACAACAGCTAAAGAGGCTTGAATGAGAACATTCCGCCCCGCCAAAAAGAGCATGTTAGCCTTCCAACCCGAAAGCTTTTGTTTTGCTCTATCAAGGATGAAATTGTACTCCTGAGTAGAAGAACCAGGATGCTTGAGAGGGAACCCAAGATACTTCTCCAAGAAAGGAGTGGAAGCAAACCCAAGAATGTCACAAAGAGATTCCCTTGTGTCATGGTCTACATT includes the following:
- the LOC115987813 gene encoding lysosomal Pro-X carboxypeptidase-like, whose amino-acid sequence is MAIRTHKSSQGAPWLPCLLILLLFITFTCASPPTRPRLGVLGGHNNPKNDVHNPSLTASDSKKDYQTFYFDQPIDHFNYQPVSYNTFRERYIVNFKHWRGAKAAAPIFAYLGEESSIDDDLGLINFMPENVRRFGALELYIEHRFYGESIPTGFTSEEALKNATIRGYFSSSQALADYAEVIRSLKKNLSAESSPVIVVGGSYGGMLATWFRLKYPHIAMAAFASSAPILYFEDLVPHNSYPVVVTKDFQEASLSCYNTIKQSWSEIDRVANKSNGLSELSKKFKLCKPLKDASDLKNYLNSLYSSSAQYDRPPKYPVTVVCRGIDGGANGTDILGRIFSGIVSYYGKNKECYDLGDFFSTETLTGWDWQTCSEMVIPIGNGPNETMFPASPFVYKEYRDYCVNKFGVEPRPTWITTNYGGYHIKRVLQRFGSNILFSNGLRDPYSSGGILENISDSILAVFTKEGSHCLDIVPAASANDPKWLIAQRKQEVRIIERWFNEYYDELHKFG